One window of the Salvia splendens isolate huo1 chromosome 1, SspV2, whole genome shotgun sequence genome contains the following:
- the LOC121763526 gene encoding uncharacterized protein LOC121763526 gives MIGKKDSVFDDKGKAQGILYLLESFDFVFMAQLMTTIFGYTNNLCLALQRRDQDIINAMRLVTLTKDQLQKMREDGWEIHLNKVISICNKHGIVVPDMKAHYNPHGRSKRFVQQVSYLHHFRVDVFIKVIDLLLQELDNRFDEVNMELLRCMACFNAKDGFSSFDKEKVLKLATFYPSDFSNIDLMDLECQLDIFIGDMRSDEDFQNLRDISSLLVKLVETKRDVVYSRVVLLIKLILILPVTTAS, from the coding sequence ATGATTGGAAAGAAAGATTCCGTTTTCGATGATAAGGGAAAAGCTCAAGGCATTTTGTACTTACTAGAGTCATTTGATTTCGTGTTTATGGCACAACTAATGACTACTATATTTGGGTACACTAACAATTTGTGTCTTGCTTTgcaaagaagagatcaagacaTCATTAATGCTATGAGGCTTGTCACTTTAACCAAAGATCAACTACAGAAAATGAGGGAGGATGGATGGGAGATTCACTTGAACAAGGTAATCTCAATTTGCAATAAACATGGTATTGTTGTTCCAGATATGAAAGCTCACTATAACCCTCATGGAAGATCAAAACGTTTTGTTCAACAAGTTTCATATCTTCATCATTTTCGTGTTGATGTGTTTATCAAAGTGATTGACTTATTACTTCAAGAACTTGATAATCGATTCGATGAAGTTAATATGGagttgctcagatgtatggctTGCTTCAATGCTAAAGATGGCTTCTCTTCTTTTGACAAGGAAAAGGTACTCAAACTTGCCACTTTTTATCCTTCCGATTTTTCAAATATTGATTTGATGGACCTTGAGTGCCAACTTGATATATTCATTGGAGATATGAGAAGTGATGAAGACTTTCAGAATTTGCGAGATATTAGTTCTCTTTTGGTGAAGCTTGTTGAAACAAAAAGAGATGTGGTTTATTCGCGTGTGGTTTTGCTTatcaagttgattttgattcttcCGGTTACCACTGCAAGTTGA